In Xiphophorus maculatus strain JP 163 A chromosome 18, X_maculatus-5.0-male, whole genome shotgun sequence, a single genomic region encodes these proteins:
- the LOC102224827 gene encoding mediator of RNA polymerase II transcription subunit 13-like isoform X1 → MSSCFVPNGASLEDCHSNIFCLADLTGIKWRRFVWQGPTSSPILFPVTEEDPILCSFSRCLAADVLSVWRRHHTPGRRELWLFWWGDDPSFAELIHNELSSEENGEWESGLSYECRTLLFKAIHNLLERCLMNRGFVRIGKWFVKPYQKEEKIINKSEHLSCAFTFFVHGDSNVCTSVEIAQHQPLQRLGEEHLSLAQQSSSPLQVILSPYGLNGTLTSQAFKMSDHPTQKLIEEWRQFYPICPNLKEVPEDKMEDADWEDDSLAAVEVLVAGVRMVYPSCLVLLPLSDLPAVVPQGSANTPGMQSGAHQGQAAHRDSAMSSVTLTPPTSPEEAHTDYQPAQRWLKMSSGSDCYSSNNTLHGGKIPRRLSSQMVKTVWQEYNINRAGNKRKFTTLTNGTCEEEPDRSGFWDFVEPTHRPSCNCSRPKNQKQRSSSTSGHPPSSGQPPQPAAKHKLGEKLEKGEKQQRRPQTPFHHRNSVSEEQSMEPQTQRLCPRPQEEGSYPSLHHADTAPPKAPSLHAHGPPADLVGSPPPPPLSPRPCDHVDGELTPSGAKNSSTPIHQAFYPPSMEPCLMPQKGSTEEPQPDSAAYPSNYNETFEPTVFIGSAINPGEDSTHNPWKYFNLPRKKTSNFLTPQLPVDKIRDDSSGGSETVVSVTELMCNSSHPLKVSQELVRTYAQRRNSHLGSSAGDGEHGDESDPYAFVDGDDEFSITEKRDKVGPEKDGNKKQKLDNGGTATSSDDGQGQSSCKPSASTSLIHEKDLVVSLSDLEKMFNSDEDEQEPGSKRAGAGNDDKTNLKEPKPERLDPLSSSDLMMMYPTPPSLDQNGYSPGNSGTKDGLETGAGLALLDSSQLSSHFKIEVEEGFCSPKPSEIKDFSFVYKPETCQSIIGCSMYAPLKTLPSQCLLPVKLPEDCVYTPSWTMGKMELMPPVSTVSLLTKDSNVPSVEPDYNQPFTPQTNTPFLPGSAPPSNSGPGILPSPATPRFSVPTPRTPRTPRTPRGPSSVQGSLKYENSDLYSPASTPSTCRPLSSVEPATVPSIPEAHSLYVTLILSESVMNLFKDCNFDSCCVCVCNMNIRGSDVGVYLKDNGEDQYPCTCGFSAVANRRFGQSAGLFLEDELDVVGRGSDAGRDTERRFEELRGSLKEKPPDELILLLQDQCTNPLAPMAGVEWPKPSAVAVAAPSSFLRVEERDCYNDCYMALEHGRQFMDNMSGGKVDETLVKSTSLHQWPKCKSADMSKLYSQDVLRVLLSLQPALQDTIQKKGVRSWGVQGPLTWQQFHKMAGRGSYGTDESPEPLPIPTFLVGYEYDFVVLSPFGLPYWEKLLLDPFGSQRDVGYVVICPENQTLLRGAKTFFKDLSVMYEACQLGQHKPICKSHPEGVLTVGSPEGRSMTEQPLSDWFLKMAARESNNEAFHKLKLFAQVCRYDLAPDLSELPLDSSLLSQRNPTNPAPQTSTSSSASSGLQSTNTTSTNSSQPAQVNSTPPPSSSSSSSSGSQTNGAMASGKPGSYMPFGTGGLQGSTTQNGPQTNSQSAGGLGDGASSQPQVSAETQESTMERDKVGKPTDGESHAVSYPPAIVVYIVDPFSYENADKEVHSSTYTVGLLRCFMEMLPFLPAHIRNAVSVQIVPCQYLLQPVHSGDRHIYSQHLKSLAFSVYTQCRRPLPNSTNFKALTGFGPGLALDMALKNPERPECLRLYTPSFILAPVKDKQTELGETFGEASQKYNVLFVGYCLSHDQRWLLASCTDQHGELLESCIISIDVPNRARRKKSSARRVGLQKLWEWCVGLVQVTSLPWRVVIGRLGRMGHGELRDWSILLSRTNLQSLSKRLKETCRMCGISAADTPSILSACLVAMEPQGSFVIMPDSVSTGSVFGRSTTLNMQTSQLSTPQDTSCTHILVFPTSAMVQVNTNTTEPIDISFNHINPDGSEGMGIFDLFGSDMDPELINILPNSPTTSPGHSPGHHYHHGEAGKGQGADRMESHEEALSILQQPMALGYFISTAKAGPLPDWFWSTCPEAQNQCPLFLKASLHLHVSAVQSDEFLHSKHSHPLDSNHTSDVLRFVLEQYNALSWLTCNPATQDRRSCLPVHFVVLTQIYNFIMNML, encoded by the exons ATGAGTTCTTGCTTTGTACCTAACGGGGCCAGTTTGGAGGACTGCCACTCCAACATCTTCTGCCTA gCTGACTTGACGGGCATAAAGTGGCGGCGTTTCGTGTGGCAGGGGCCCACTTCGTCGCCCATCCTTTTCCCGGTGACCGAGGAGGACCCCATCCTGTGCAGCTTCAGCCGATGCCTGGCAGCGGATGTGCTGAGTGTGTGGAGGAGGCACCACACCCCCGGTCGCAGGGAGCTCTGGCTCTTCTGGTGGGGGGATGACCCCAGTTTCGCTGAGCTTATCCACAATGAGCTCTCGA GCGAGGAGAATGGCGAGTGGGAGAGCGGCCTGTCCTACGAGTGCCGGACGCTCCTCTTCAAAGCCATTCACAACCTGCTGGAGCGCTGCCTCATGAACCGCGGCTTCGTTCGCATCGGCAAGTGGTTCGTCAAGCCATACCAAAAGGAGGAGAAGATCATCAATAAGAG CGAGCATCTGTCCTGCGCCTTCACTTTCTTCGTCCATGGCGACAGCAATGTCTGCACGAGCGTGGAGATCGCCCAACATCAGCCTCTTCAGAGACTTGGCGAGGAGCATCTCAGCCTCGCCCAGCAGAGCTCCAGCCCCCTGCAAG TCATCCTCAGCCCGTACGGCCTGAACGGGACGCTCACCAGTCAAGCTTTCAAGATGTCAGATCACCCGACGCAGAAGCTCATTGAGGAGTGGAGGCAGTTTTATCCCATCTGCCCCAATCTGAAGGAGGTTCCGGAAGACAAGATGGAGGATGCAGACTGGGAGGATGACTCCCTGGCTGCTGTGGAGGTCCTTGTCG CCGGAGTCAGGATGGTGTATCCCTCCTGCCTGGTGCTGCTCCCCCTGTCGGACCTTCCCGCCGTGGTCCCTCAGGGCTCGGCCAACACTCCGGGAATGCAGAGCGGCGCTCACCAGGGTCAGGCGGCTCACAGAGACTCGGCCATGTCCTCGGTCACTCTGACTCCACCCACGTCGCCAGAAGAAGCCCACACAG ACTATCAGCCTGCCCAGAGATGGCTGAAGATGTCTTCAGGGTCTGATTGCTACAGCTCTAACAACACTCTTCACGGCGGAAAAATCCCTCGCAGGCTTTCCAGCCAGATGGTGAAAACCGTGTGGCAGGAGTACAACATAAACCGAGCAGGGAACAA GAGGAAGTTTACAACCTTGACGAACGGAACCTGCGAGGAGGAGCCGGACAGAAGCGGATTCTGGGATTTTGTGGAACCGACTCACAGACCGTCGTGCAATTGCTCGAG GCCTAAAAACCAGAAGCAGCGATCCAGCAGTACCTCAGGACACCCGCCGTCTTCGGGCCAGCCGCCTCAGCCTGCCGCCAAGCACAAGCTGGGTGAGAAGCTGGAGAAGGGCGAGAAGCAGCAACGGAGGCCGCAGACGCCCTTCCACCACCGCAACTCGGTGAGCGAGGAGCAGTCCATGGAGCCGCAGACCCAGAGACTTTGCCCGAGGCCGCAGGAGGAGGGCTCGTACCCCAGCTTGCACCATGCGGACACGGCGCCGCCCAAAGCCCCCTCCCTGCACGCGCACGGCCCTCCCGCGGACCTTGTTGGCTCGCCGCCGCCCCCTCCTCTCAGCCCGCGTCCCTGCGACCACGTCGATGGCGAGCTGACGCCAAGCGGTGCCAAGAATTCCTCTACGCCCATCCACCAGGCGTTCTACCCGCCTTCCATGGAGCCCTGCCTGATGCCTCAGAAGGGCTCGACGGAGGAGCCGCAGCCGGACAGCGCGGCCTATCCCTCAAACTACAACGAGACCTTTGAGCCCACGGTGTTTATTGGTTCGGCGATAAATCCCGGAGAAGACTCAACTCACAACCCCTGGAAGTACTTCAACCTGCCCAGGAAGAAAACCTCCAACTTCTTGACGCCGCAGTTACCCGTGGATAAAATACGGGATGATTCGTCAGGAGGTTCGGAAACGGTGGTGTCCGTCACAGA GCTGATGTGCAACTCCTCGCATCCCCTCAAAGTGTCGCAGGAGCTGGTCAGGACCTACGCTCAGCGGAGGAACAGCCATCTCGGCTCCTCCGCGGGCGACGGAGAGCACGGCGACGAGTCCGACCCGTACGCCTTCGTAGACGGAGACGACGAGTTCAGCATTACGGAGAAGAGGGACAAGGTCGGACCTGAGAAGGACGGCAACAAGAAGCAGAAG TTGGACAATGGAGGAACGGCGACTTCTTCAGATG ACGGTCAGGGCCAGTCGAGCTGCAAACCTTCAGCCTCGACCAGCCTCATTCACGAGAAGGACTTGGTCGTGTCCCTCAGCGAcctagaaaaaatgtttaactctGACGAAGATGAGCAAGAG ccTGGATCCAAAAGAGCCGGAGCCGGTAACGACGACAAGACCAACCTTAAAGAACCCAAACCAGAACGCCTGGATCCCTTGTCGTCGT CAGACCTGATGATGATGTATCCCACCCCACCCTCTCTGGATCAAAACGGCTACTCCCCCGGGAACTCCGGGACCAAGGATGGCCTGGAGACGGGGGCCGGTCTCGCCCTGCTGGACAGCAGCCAGCTCAGCAGCCACTTCAAGATCGAGGTGGAGGAGGGGTTCTGCAGCCCCAAGCCGTCTGAGATAAAG GATTTTTCCTTCGTCTACAAGCCAGAGACGTGTCAGTCTATCATCGGTTGTTCCATGTACGCCCCCTTGAAGACGCTACCCAGCCAGTGTCTGCTGCCTGTCAAACTGCCAGAGGACTGTGTGTACACGCCGAGCTGGACCATGGGAAAAATGGAGCTGATGCCCCCAGTGTCGACTGTCAGCCTCCTCACCAAAGACAG TAACGTCCCCAGCGTGGAGCCGGACTACAACCAGCCCTTCACCCCTCAGACCAACACGCCTTTCCTGCCCGGCAGCGCCCCGCCCAGCAACAGCGGCCCCGGCATCCTGCCGTCTCCGGCCACGCCGCGCTTCTCCGTGCCCACCCCGCGCACGCCACGCACCCCCCGCACGCCGCGCGGGCCCTCCAGCGTCCAGGGCTCGCTCAAGTACGAGAACTCTGACCTCTACTCGCCGGCGTCCACGCCCTCCACCTGCCGGCCGCTCAGCTCCGTGGAGCCGGCCACCGTGCCATCCATCCCGGAGGCCCACAGCCTCTACGTCACGCTCATCCTCTCCGAGTCAGTCATGAACCTCTTCAAGGACTGCAACTTCGACAGCTGCTGCGTGTGCGTCTGCAACATGAACATCCGCGGCTCCGACGTGGGTGTCTATCTCAAGGACAACGGCGAGGACCAGTACCCGTGCACCTGCGGCTTCAGCGCCGTGGCCAACCGCCGCTTCGGCCAGTCGGCGGGGCTCTTCCTGGAGGACGAGCTGGACGTGGTGGGGCGTGGCTCGGACGCCGGCCGCGACACGGAGCGCCGCTTCGAGGAGCTGAGGGGCAGTCTGAAGGAGAAGCCGCCAGATGAGCtgattctgctgctgcaggaccaGTGCACCAACCCGCTGGCGCCCATGGCGGGCGTGGAGTGGCCCAAGCCGAGCGCCGTCGCAGTCGCCGCCCCCAGCTCCTTCCTCAGAGTGGAAGAGAGGGACTGCTACAACGACTGCTACATGGCGCTGGAGCACGGCCGGCAGTTCATGGACAACATGTCGGGAGGCAAAGTGGACGAAACGCTGGTGAAAAGCACCAGCCTTCATCAGTGGCCAAAATGCaaat cagcagacatGAGTAAGCTGTACTCTCAGGACGTCTTGCGGGTGCTGCTGTCCCTGCAGCCCGCGCTTCAGGACACCATCCAGAAGAAGGGCGTGCGCTCGTGGGGCGTTCAGGGACCGCTCACCTGGCAGCAGTTCCACAAAATGGCAGGGAGAGGCTCGTACG GTACAGACGAGTCTCCCGAGCCTCTGCCCATCCCGACCTTTCTGGTCGGTTACGAGTACGATTTTGTGGTGCTGTCTCCTTTCGGGTTGCCCTACTgggagaagctgctgctggatccTTTCGGCTCCCAGAGGGACGTGGGATATGTGGTCATCTGCCCAGAAAACCAGACGTTGCTCCGTGGAGCCAAGACCTTCTTCAAAGACCTGAGCGTCATGTACGAG GCATGCCAGCTGGGACAACACAAACCCATCTGCAAGAGCCACCCAGAGGGGGTCCTGACCGTCGGCTCCCCAGAAGGAAGGAGCATGACGGAGCAACCCCTCAGTGACTGGTTCCTCAAGATGGCTGCCAGGGAATCAAATAATGAAGCCTTTCATAAGCTCAAACTCTTTGCGCAAGTGTGTCGCTATGATTTAG CTCCAGACTTGTCTGAGCTGCCGTTGGACAGCTCCCTCTTGTCCCAGCGTAATCCCACCAACCCCGCCCCGCAGACCTCCACCTCTTCCAGCGCCTCCTCAGGACTCCAGAGCACCAACACTACCAGCACCAACTCTTCCCAGCCTGCACAGGTCAACAGCACCCCTCCCCCCTCCTCGTCGTCGTCTTCATCATCGGGCTCTCAAACTAACGGAGCGATGGCCTCGGGCAAGCCGGGTTCCTACATGCCGTTTGGGACGGGCGGCCTGCAGGGCAGCACTACTCAGAACGGACCGCAGACAAACTCGCAAAGCGCTGGCGGTCTCGGTGACGGCGCATCCAGCCAGCCTCAGGTCTCCGCGGAGACGCAGGAGAG CACAATGGAGAGGGACAAAGTGGGCAAGCCGACAGACGGAGAGTCCCACGCCGTCTCGTACCCGCCTGCCATCGTGGTCTACATCGTCGACCCCTTCAGCTACGAGAACGCGGACAAAGAGGTCCACTCCAGCACTTACACTGTGGGCCTGCTGCGCTGCTTCATGGAGATGCTCCCCTTCCTGCCGGCTCACATCAGAAACGCCGTCTCCGTGCAG ATTGTTCCCTGCCAGTACCTGCTGCAGCCGGTGCACAGCGGCGACCGCCACATCTACAGCCAGCACCTCAAGTCGTTGGCCTTCTCCGTGTACACCCAGTGTCGCCGGCCGCTGCCGAACTCCACCAACTTCAAGGCCTTGACGGGCTTCGGGCCCGGCCTCGCTCTTGACATGGCCCTCAAGAACCCGGAG CGACCGGAGTGTCTCCGTCTGTACACGCCGTCCTTCATTTTGGCCCCGGTGAAAGACAAGCAGACTGAACTCGGGGAGACGTTTGGTGAGGCGTCGCAGAAGTACAACGTGCTTTTTGTGGGCTACTGCCTGTCCCACGACCAGCGCTGGCTGCTGGCGTCCTGCACCGACCAGCACGGCGAACTGCTGGAGTCCTGCATCATCAGTATTGATGTTCCCAAcag GGCTCGCAGGAAAAAGAGCTCTGCCAGACGAGTGGGCCTGCAGAAGCTGTGGGAGTGGTGTGTCGGCCTGGTCCAGGTGACATCACTACCGTGGAGGGTGGTGATTGGACGGCTTGGCAGGATGGGCCACGGCGAGCTGAGAG ACTGGAGCATTCTGCTGAGTCGGACAAACCTGCAGTCTCTCAGCAAGCGTCTGAAGGAGACGTGTAGGATGTGCGGCATCTCCGCTGCCGACACGCCCAGCATCCTGAGCGCCTGTCTGGTCGCCATGGAGCCTCAGGGGTCCTTTGTGATCATGCCAG ACTCCGTGTCGACCGGCTCGGTGTTCGGTCGCAGCACCACCCTCAACATGCAGACGTCCCAGCTGAGCACGCCGCAGGACACGTCCTGCACGCACATCCTGGTGTTCCCCACGTCGGCCATGGTGCAGGTCAACACCAACACCACGGAGCCCATCGACATCAGCTTCAACCACATCAACCCCG ACGGATCCGAGGGGATGGGAATCTTTGACCTGTTTGGCAGCGACATGGATCCAGAGCTCATCAACATCCTGCCCAACTCCCCGACGACCTCGCCCGGCCACTCTCCGGGACACCACTACCACCACGGAGAAGCGGGCAAG GGCCAGGGTGCGGATCGGATGGAGTCCCACGAGGAGGCTCTCAGCATCCTGCAGCAGCCCATGGCTCTGGGTTACTTCATCTCCACGGCGAAGGCGGGGCCGCTGCCCGACTGGTTCTGGTCCACCTGTCCCGAAGCCCAGAATCAGTGTCCACTCTTCCTCAAG GCATCTCTGCACCTGCACGTGTCTGCTGTCCAATCAGACGAGTTCCTGCACAGTAAACACTCCCACCCTCTGGACTCTAACCACACCTCCGACGTGCTCAG atttgtccTGGAGCAGTACAACGCCCTCTCCTGGCTGACGTGCAACCCCGCCACCCAGGACCGACGCTCGTGTCTGCCCGTTCACTTCGTGGTGCTCACACAGATCTACAACTTCATCATGAACATGCTCTGA